From a single Phocoena sinus isolate mPhoSin1 chromosome 1, mPhoSin1.pri, whole genome shotgun sequence genomic region:
- the TAS1R2 gene encoding LOW QUALITY PROTEIN: taste receptor type 1 member 2 (The sequence of the model RefSeq protein was modified relative to this genomic sequence to represent the inferred CDS: deleted 3 bases in 2 codons; substituted 2 bases at 2 genomic stop codons) — MKVLGYNLMQAMCVAVEEINNDSNDSRLQPSVLLGYEMVDTCYMSNNIHPVLYFLSQDVYFLPIQEDYSHYMPRVVAITGPDNSESPMTVAHVLSLFPLPQITYGAVNGQLHFPAALRAAPGVHHQMETVVXLMRHFRWNWILVLTRSDDYGRGSSQLLSECLAHRDICIAFRESLPMPQPNRTMTQQERERLEAIMGKLPQSMARVVAVSSPDLALFNFFREVLCQNSRGAVWVASEPWAIEPVLHRLTQLQRTGTFLGITTQQSVPIPGFSEFHVHRSQVSRPARNRSSLGATCNQERDTCMDTSEYFNTIFTLSGERVVYSVYSAVYAVAHALQSLLGCNQTGCHKEVVYPWQIAVSMCSKDCHPGQKKKPAVIHPCCFKRIDCLCGTFLNTELQLLWALAGEFDCQPCPSYEWSHRKDTSCFKRQLAFLEWHEAPTITVVVLAALGFLSTLAISIIFWRQFQTPMVHSAGGPVCFLMLTPQLMAYMVVPVXVGPPVVSTCLCLQAFFTLSCITVRAFQIICIFEMARRLPRACGFWVRCHGPCVFAAFITVLKTVIVGSSILAVTTNPTARTDPDDPKVTTLSCNSSYQRGLLINTSLDLLVSVLGFGFAYIGKELPTDYYEAKFITFCMTFYITSAVFLCTFASVYEGVLVTILDLLVTVLYLLGITLGYFGPKCYMILFYLECNTPAYFNSMTQGYTMGRG, encoded by the exons AAATCAACAATGACAGCAATGACAGCAGGCTGCAGCCCAGTGTGCTGCTGGGCTACGAGATGGTGGACACCTGCTACATGTCCAACAACATCCATCCTGTGCTCTACTTCCTGTCACAGGACGTCTATTTCCTGCCCATCCAGGAAGACTACAGCCACTACATGCCCCGTGTGGTGGCCATCACCGGCCCTGACAACTCCGAGTCCCCCATGACTGTGGCCCacgtcctctccctctttccccttccacAG ATCACCTACGGTGCCGTCAATGGCCAGCTGCATTTCCCAGCTGCGCTGCGCGCGGCGCCAGGTGTGCATCACCAAATGGAGACCGTGGTGTAGCTGATGCGGCACTTCCGCTGGAATTGGATCCTTGTGTTGACAAGAAGCGATGACTATGGCCGCGGCAGCAGCCAGCTGCTCAGCGAGTGCCTGGCCCACCGTGACATCTGCATCGCCTTCCGGGAGTCGCTGCCCATGCCGCAGCCCAACCGGACGATGACGCAGCAGGAGCGTGAGCGCCTGGAGGCCATCATGGGCAAGCTGCCGCAGAGCATGGCGCGTGTTGTGGCCGTGTCCTCGCCAGACCTGGCCCTGTTCAACTTCTTCCGCGAGGTTCTGTGCCAGAACTCCAGGGGCGCAGTGTGGGTCGCCTCCGAACCCTGGGCCATCGAGCCGGTCCTGCACCGCCTCACCCAGCTGCAGCGCACAGGCACCTTCCTGGGCATCACCACTCAG CAGAGCGTGCCCATCCCGGGCTTCAGCGAGTTCCACGTGCACCGCTCCCAGGTCAGCCGGCCCGCGCGCAACAGGAGCAGCCTGGGGGCCACCTGCAACCAGGAGCGTGACACCTGTATGGACACCTCTGAGTACTTCAACACCATCTTCACGCTCTCTGGCGAACGCGTGGTCTACAGCGTGTACTCCGCCGTCTACGCCGTGGCTCACGCGCTGCAGAGCCTCCTGGGCTGCAACCAGACCGGCTGCCACAAGGAGGTGGTCTACCCTTGGCAG ATCGCTGTGTCTATGTGTTCCAAGGACTGCCATCCTGGGCAAAAGAAGAAGCCAGCTGTCATCCACCCCTGCTGCTTCAAGCGTATTGACTGCCTCTGTGGCACCTTCCTCAACACCGAGCTGCAG TTGCTGTGGGCTCTTGCAGGTGAATTCGACTGCCAGCCCTGCCCAAGTTACGAGTGGTCCCACAGGAAAGACACCTCCTGCTTCAAGCGGCAGCTGGCCTTCCTTGAATGGCATGAGGCACCCACCATCACCGTGGTCGTGCTGGCTGCCCTGGGCTTCCTCAGCACCCTGGCCATCTCGATAATCTTCTGGAGGCAGTTTCAGACGCCCATGGTTCACTCGGCT GGGGGGCCTGTGTGCTTCCTGATGCTGACGCCTCAGCTGATGGCATACATGGTGGTCCCCGTGTAAGTAGGGCCGCCCGTGGTCTCCACGTGCCTCTGCCTCCAGGCCTTCTTCACACTCTCCTGCATCACCGTGCGCGCTTTCCAGATCATCTGCATCTTCGAGATGGCCAGACGCCTCCCACGGGCCTGCGGCTTCTGGGTCCGCTGCCATGGGCCCTGCGTCTTCGCGGCATTCATCACGGTGCTCAAGACGGTCATCGTGGGGAGCAGCATACTGGCCGTGACCACCAACCCCACTGCCCGCACTGACCCCGATGACCCCAAGGTCACGACCCTGTCCTGCAACTCCAGCTACCAGCGGGGGCTGCTGATCAACACCAGCCTGGACCTGCTCGTCTCCGTGCTGGGCTTCGGCTTCGCCTACATAGGCAAGGAGCTGCCCACCGACTACTACGAGGCCAAGTTCATCACCTTCTGCATGACCTTCTACATCACCTCCGCCGTCTTCCTCTGCACCTTCGCGTCTGTCTACGAGGGGGTGCTGGTCACCATCCTGGA